One window of the Candidatus Diapherotrites archaeon genome contains the following:
- a CDS encoding ABC transporter permease, with product MKKFVLEVFAIMVKELRLAIRFKLGYFLSNLVNPVIGMIPVFLIYYGFLHYSGAQNFADIGLNNYINFLVFGILAHAFFAVGVTTFSARFKEEKYWKTIEAIFVAPINYVSIIIGAGLSELLRLTPTMFLFLGIASIFISPTLITFVLVIIILLLMFLLCLSVGLINGSIGLSNENYDPLFNYFFAGWSLISCFIYPIGIVPKEFQFIILVNPVYHAVNFIRVAWINNVLLWDSLIYLIGFALIMPIIAVTVFKFAWKRLGVHGY from the coding sequence ATGAAAAAGTTTGTTCTTGAAGTTTTTGCCATAATGGTAAAGGAATTAAGGCTTGCGATAAGATTTAAGTTGGGCTATTTCCTATCCAACCTCGTGAATCCTGTGATTGGAATGATTCCGGTTTTCCTTATATATTATGGGTTCCTTCATTACAGTGGAGCTCAAAACTTTGCCGACATAGGTTTAAATAATTACATAAACTTTCTTGTTTTTGGAATACTCGCACATGCTTTTTTTGCTGTAGGGGTAACAACTTTTTCTGCTAGGTTCAAGGAAGAAAAATACTGGAAGACTATTGAAGCAATATTTGTTGCCCCGATAAATTATGTTTCCATAATTATTGGAGCCGGCTTGAGCGAACTGCTAAGACTCACCCCCACAATGTTTCTCTTTTTGGGCATAGCAAGCATTTTTATTTCTCCAACACTAATTACTTTTGTTCTTGTTATAATAATTCTTCTTTTAATGTTTCTCTTATGCTTGAGCGTTGGCTTGATTAATGGAAGCATTGGCTTAAGCAATGAAAATTACGATCCCTTGTTCAACTATTTCTTTGCTGGCTGGTCTTTGATAAGCTGTTTCATTTATCCTATAGGCATTGTACCAAAAGAGTTCCAGTTCATTATTTTGGTTAATCCAGTGTATCATGCAGTCAATTTCATTAGGGTGGCATGGATCAACAATGTTCTCTTATGGGATTCATTGATTTACTTGATTGGTTTTGCATTGATAATGCCAATAATAGCTGTTACTGTATTCAAGTTTGCCTGGAAGAGGCTTGGAGTGCACGGTTATTGA
- a CDS encoding ABC transporter ATP-binding protein: protein MQKPIIELKNVVKEFHSRIRPHSSMDVLFPKYRTNIAVNNIGLDVFEGEIFGLLGPNGAGKTTLIKLITGILSPTDGSILIEGSSVDSKKRDMGLMLGYEMIYYRITGYDNLKYFGRLYGVQKLEDRIVELNNLFGLKESLFDYVENYSIGMKSKLALARALIHNPKILFLDEPTLGLDPNISQKIREEIKNMKKTVILTTHYLDEAQELCDRIALMSEGKIIALERKENFGKIIELFSSLGEK from the coding sequence TTGCAGAAGCCAATAATTGAATTAAAAAATGTGGTAAAGGAATTCCACAGCAGGATAAGGCCTCATTCTTCCATGGATGTTTTGTTTCCAAAATACAGGACAAACATTGCAGTAAACAACATTGGTCTGGACGTGTTTGAAGGAGAAATCTTTGGATTGCTTGGGCCTAACGGCGCAGGAAAAACCACCCTGATTAAATTAATTACAGGCATACTTTCTCCAACAGATGGAAGTATTTTAATTGAGGGAAGTTCGGTAGACAGCAAAAAGAGGGACATGGGCTTAATGCTGGGCTATGAAATGATTTATTACAGGATTACAGGCTATGACAACCTCAAGTATTTCGGGAGATTGTATGGAGTGCAAAAGCTTGAGGACAGGATTGTTGAATTAAACAATCTGTTTGGATTAAAAGAATCACTCTTTGATTACGTTGAAAACTATTCTATTGGGATGAAGTCAAAGCTTGCGCTTGCAAGGGCTTTGATCCATAACCCTAAAATTCTTTTTTTGGATGAGCCTACCTTAGGCTTGGATCCTAATATTTCACAGAAAATAAGAGAGGAAATAAAGAACATGAAAAAAACTGTGATTCTTACAACGCATTACCTAGATGAAGCCCAGGAGCTCTGCGACAGGATTGCTTTAATGAGTGAAGGAAAAATTATTGCCTTGGAGAGAAAAGAAAATTTCGGCAAGATAATTGAATTGTTCTCTTCTTTGGGGGAAAAATAA
- a CDS encoding DPM/DPG synthase family glycosyltransferase, whose amino-acid sequence MKLSVVIPAFNEEKAIEKTLKETLTETKKIKAILPLREAEVIVVDDGSTDSTAEKAKKFRGKGVKIISHKKNSGYGSALKTGFSHSKGDIIAFYDADATYPINRLHELVQVMQKKNADMVIGSRLGKGTKMPKQRLYGNKLFVLMLKLLGGGQVQDTASGMRVFKRKLIPKLVSLPGGLEFTPAMTTKAIHEGWNILFQAIPYKGRIGSSKLSSVGHGLKFFLSILDITKLYNPFRLFGGLGIIFIAIGLSLFHPLIFNSVPFIEFGLRRIIFIIAFLLIGVNLIFFGFLANFIVKLLYDQLHTAIAYKWAYDRFLLTRYIVIGLILFIAGLSIIFFTRPGFHWIVPITGLLFISIAVQLIVSSMIVRILKELYEKRVK is encoded by the coding sequence ATGAAATTGTCTGTCGTAATCCCTGCCTTTAATGAAGAGAAAGCAATAGAGAAAACCCTGAAAGAAACCCTGACTGAAACAAAAAAAATAAAAGCAATTCTTCCATTAAGAGAAGCAGAAGTTATTGTGGTTGATGATGGAAGCACTGATTCAACAGCAGAAAAAGCAAAGAAATTCAGGGGCAAAGGCGTAAAAATTATTTCCCACAAAAAAAATTCCGGTTACGGCTCTGCACTCAAGACAGGCTTCTCTCATAGCAAGGGAGACATAATTGCATTTTATGATGCAGATGCAACATATCCAATAAACAGACTGCATGAATTAGTCCAGGTAATGCAGAAAAAGAATGCAGACATGGTGATAGGCTCAAGGCTCGGGAAAGGCACTAAAATGCCTAAGCAGAGGCTTTACGGAAACAAACTCTTTGTATTAATGCTGAAGCTTTTGGGTGGAGGGCAAGTACAAGACACTGCTTCTGGAATGCGGGTCTTCAAAAGAAAATTGATTCCAAAACTTGTTTCGCTTCCAGGCGGCTTGGAGTTCACGCCTGCAATGACCACAAAGGCAATCCATGAAGGCTGGAATATTTTATTTCAGGCAATTCCTTACAAGGGCAGGATTGGCTCCTCTAAACTAAGCAGTGTGGGCCACGGCCTCAAATTCTTTCTTTCAATCCTTGATATAACCAAATTATACAATCCTTTCAGGTTGTTCGGTGGCCTCGGAATAATTTTCATTGCAATAGGCCTCTCATTATTTCATCCCTTGATTTTCAATTCTGTGCCATTCATTGAATTCGGTTTAAGGAGAATTATTTTCATTATAGCATTCCTTTTGATTGGAGTCAACCTTATATTCTTCGGCTTTCTCGCAAACTTCATAGTGAAATTATTATATGACCAACTGCACACAGCAATAGCCTACAAGTGGGCTTACGATAGATTCCTCCTCACACGCTACATCGTAATTGGATTAATTCTATTCATTGCAGGCCTCTCAATAATTTTCTTCACAAGGCCTGGATTCCATTGGATTGTCCCAATAACAGGCCTGCTCTTCATCTCAATTGCAGTCCAATTGATTGTAAGCTCAATGATTGTGAGGATACTAAAAGAATTATACGAGAAAAGAGTCAAGTGA
- a CDS encoding glycosyltransferase family 2 protein produces the protein MELSIIIPNYNTKGYLEKCLNSIKKNAPSCSHEVIVVDDASRDNSVEMIKKKFREVKLITNEKNLGFSKSLNKGIKESKGSFVLFLNSDALLLPHSINGMISALKCNSKAGIAGCRLLNKDNSVQFTFGYFPFFSTFIKRNIFGFRLKEKNEPFAVDWVCAACFLIKRKTIKEIGLFDEGFETYNEEVDYCYRAKKKGLLTLYVPSASIIHFQGGAINKKGFEYIKENTIKSNYVFLKKHKGIHEAVIAAIYLKLKYLLGK, from the coding sequence ATGGAGCTTTCAATAATAATCCCAAATTACAATACAAAAGGTTACCTGGAGAAATGCCTTAATTCAATAAAAAAGAATGCCCCCTCGTGCTCTCACGAAGTAATTGTGGTTGATGATGCCTCAAGAGATAACAGCGTTGAAATGATTAAAAAAAAATTCAGGGAGGTTAAATTAATAACTAATGAAAAAAATTTGGGTTTCTCAAAGTCCTTGAACAAGGGCATAAAAGAAAGCAAAGGCAGTTTTGTTTTGTTTCTCAATTCTGATGCTTTGCTTCTGCCTCATTCAATTAATGGAATGATTTCTGCACTGAAATGCAACAGCAAGGCAGGAATTGCAGGCTGCAGGCTTTTGAACAAAGACAATTCAGTGCAATTCACTTTCGGTTATTTCCCTTTCTTCTCAACTTTTATTAAAAGGAATATTTTTGGTTTCAGGTTAAAGGAAAAAAATGAGCCTTTTGCTGTTGACTGGGTTTGCGCGGCATGCTTTTTAATAAAAAGAAAGACAATAAAAGAAATTGGCCTGTTTGATGAAGGCTTTGAGACCTACAATGAAGAGGTTGATTATTGTTATAGGGCGAAGAAGAAAGGCCTTCTTACCCTATATGTTCCAAGCGCTTCAATAATTCACTTTCAAGGCGGAGCCATAAACAAAAAAGGCTTTGAATACATTAAAGAAAACACTATTAAAAGCAATTACGTTTTCCTTAAAAAGCACAAAGGCATTCATGAAGCAGTAATTGCTGCAATTTATTTGAAATTAAAGTATTTGCTTGGCAAATAA
- a CDS encoding SPASM domain-containing protein: MNLLIDFNKLKAKVLLGANRLLKYRTLDMFDAVEIETNTECNRKCLYCPNSLYRRGRHSMELRLYKKIIGELSRIKFNGRLSPHFYNEPLLDERLPLLINYAREKLPEAFICIYTNGDLLDRKLFDELIKSGADNFFVTQHGKELGSGLKRLMNSLNEKEKKRITVRVFGDKDTFTFNRGGLLKLDSKKFNFCSFPSTSIVINWKGEIILCCNDYFCKHVLGDLKKNKLMDIWKSKNYKKLGEA, from the coding sequence ATGAATTTGCTTATTGATTTCAATAAATTAAAAGCAAAAGTATTGCTTGGAGCCAACAGGTTACTCAAATACAGGACATTGGACATGTTTGATGCAGTGGAAATAGAGACAAACACAGAATGCAACAGGAAATGCCTTTACTGTCCAAACAGCCTCTACAGGAGAGGAAGACATTCAATGGAATTAAGGCTCTACAAGAAAATAATAGGTGAATTAAGCCGAATAAAATTCAATGGAAGGCTTTCACCCCACTTTTATAATGAGCCATTACTTGATGAAAGGCTTCCATTGCTCATAAATTATGCAAGAGAGAAATTGCCTGAAGCCTTTATTTGCATTTACACTAATGGAGACTTATTGGACAGAAAATTGTTTGATGAGCTCATTAAGTCAGGTGCAGACAATTTTTTTGTCACTCAACACGGCAAGGAATTAGGCAGTGGCTTGAAAAGATTAATGAATTCTCTAAATGAAAAAGAAAAGAAAAGGATTACTGTAAGGGTATTTGGCGACAAAGATACATTCACATTCAACAGAGGCGGCTTGCTGAAATTAGATTCCAAAAAATTTAATTTCTGTTCTTTTCCCTCAACTTCAATTGTAATAAACTGGAAGGGCGAGATCATCCTCTGCTGCAACGATTATTTCTGCAAGCATGTTTTAGGTGACCTGAAAAAAAATAAATTAATGGACATTTGGAAAAGTAAAAATTACAAAAAATTAGGGGAGGCATAA
- a CDS encoding glycosyltransferase family 4 protein: MKICIVSLFYERDYGQGLCVKETAENLAELGHEVLVLHGQRKASKPNNKNIRLHYIKHSEAPGLNMVSFAFNLRKKVYELNRKEKFDLFYPQSYEFGLVEFKELKAPVVYHARGTVKGNIVHRPKTNALNELLRSISMPFFVGMDRKCYRNSSFIIADSRKVKKEIAGYYGVKPEKIFVVPDGIDLKEFNPKISGNKIRGEYGLKSSRVMLFAGRMVPQKGLQYLIQAMPSIVKRIPNAKLLVAGANTAEPYCEKIKKLVEERELKEKVVFAGFVEHKKMPEFIAAADVVAVPSTYEPFGIINLEAMAMGKPLITTSAVGSIDVVKGYAEIIKPNSVKTISRAAVKILSRKIFKAKKKNLKEYEWRNSTKKIYKIIREELFAKQIL; the protein is encoded by the coding sequence ATGAAGATATGCATTGTTTCCCTTTTTTATGAGAGAGATTACGGCCAAGGCCTGTGCGTAAAAGAAACTGCAGAAAATCTGGCTGAATTAGGCCATGAAGTTCTTGTACTGCACGGGCAGAGAAAGGCTTCAAAGCCTAATAACAAGAATATCAGGCTGCATTACATTAAGCACTCAGAGGCACCTGGCTTGAACATGGTTTCCTTTGCGTTCAATTTAAGGAAAAAAGTATATGAATTGAACAGGAAAGAAAAATTTGATTTGTTTTACCCTCAATCCTATGAGTTCGGCTTGGTTGAATTCAAGGAACTTAAAGCTCCTGTTGTGTACCACGCGCGGGGGACAGTGAAAGGTAACATTGTACACAGGCCCAAAACAAATGCTTTGAATGAATTGTTGCGCTCCATATCAATGCCTTTTTTTGTCGGCATGGACAGGAAATGCTACAGGAATTCTTCATTTATAATTGCTGATTCAAGGAAAGTGAAAAAAGAAATTGCAGGCTATTACGGTGTAAAGCCTGAAAAGATTTTTGTTGTGCCTGACGGGATTGACCTCAAAGAATTCAATCCAAAAATTAGTGGAAATAAAATCAGGGGGGAGTACGGCTTGAAAAGCAGCAGGGTAATGCTTTTTGCAGGCCGCATGGTGCCCCAGAAAGGCCTGCAGTATTTAATCCAAGCAATGCCCTCAATAGTTAAAAGAATTCCAAACGCAAAACTGTTGGTTGCAGGGGCAAATACTGCTGAACCTTACTGTGAAAAAATAAAAAAATTGGTTGAAGAGAGAGAATTAAAAGAAAAAGTTGTTTTTGCAGGCTTTGTTGAACACAAAAAAATGCCTGAATTCATTGCTGCAGCCGACGTGGTTGCTGTGCCTTCAACCTATGAGCCATTCGGGATAATTAACCTTGAGGCAATGGCCATGGGAAAGCCTTTGATCACAACAAGCGCTGTAGGCTCAATTGATGTAGTTAAAGGCTACGCTGAGATAATCAAGCCGAATTCAGTCAAGACAATTTCAAGGGCTGCAGTAAAAATTCTTTCAAGGAAAATTTTTAAGGCAAAGAAAAAAAACTTGAAAGAATATGAGTGGAGAAATTCAACAAAAAAAATCTACAAAATTATAAGGGAAGAATTATTTGCCAAGCAAATACTTTAA
- a CDS encoding Trm112 family protein, which translates to MKKAKKEKHKELSKELLEVLACPACKSDLKYLKAQNKLKCVKCKREYKIEDGIPVMLLED; encoded by the coding sequence ATGAAGAAAGCAAAAAAAGAAAAACACAAAGAATTAAGCAAGGAATTATTGGAAGTATTAGCCTGCCCTGCATGCAAGTCAGACCTAAAATACTTGAAGGCACAAAACAAGCTCAAGTGCGTCAAATGCAAGCGCGAATACAAAATTGAAGACGGCATTCCAGTAATGCTTTTGGAAGATTAA
- a CDS encoding glycosyltransferase family 4 protein — MKITFVSTGTVIDCFPPKGGGIEVLEFELIKALKRRGHESQLFASHSSISNSVNIGFNWIRNERLHTLTSMLNCHTKKSLVKGQIIHCHYALTAVPFLGLRPLVYTEHNWYNLPGMDFHRTFFTHLFDSAQKKVYDKADRIIALSSEIKKIIQSKVREKEKVEFIPNFVNTKIFAPKKKIPNRILFAGRLAKEKGLDLLLNALKAEKDYELIIAGEGPERKALEQLASRNKIKAKFLGFVPHKELPALFSSASIFVLPSYFEVMPVVILEAMASGCAVIASDAFGIRDQIDNEKNGLIFRKGNARQLKQKIKALLKDEGKARELGRNARHKALKEFDAQIIAGKIESLYREVLEARK; from the coding sequence ATGAAAATCACTTTTGTGAGTACAGGAACAGTAATTGACTGCTTTCCCCCAAAAGGAGGAGGCATTGAAGTATTAGAATTCGAATTAATCAAAGCACTCAAAAGAAGAGGCCATGAAAGCCAATTATTTGCATCTCACAGCTCAATTTCAAATTCAGTGAACATAGGATTCAACTGGATCAGAAATGAAAGGCTTCATACTTTAACTTCAATGCTGAACTGCCACACAAAAAAATCCCTTGTAAAAGGCCAAATAATTCACTGCCATTACGCCCTCACAGCAGTGCCTTTCCTCGGCTTAAGGCCTTTAGTGTACACAGAGCATAATTGGTACAACCTGCCAGGTATGGATTTTCATAGGACTTTCTTCACGCACTTATTTGATTCAGCCCAGAAAAAAGTCTATGATAAAGCAGACAGGATAATTGCATTGAGCTCTGAAATAAAAAAAATAATCCAATCCAAAGTCCGGGAGAAAGAGAAAGTTGAATTCATTCCAAACTTTGTGAACACAAAAATTTTTGCCCCAAAAAAAAAGATTCCAAACAGGATTCTCTTTGCTGGAAGGCTGGCAAAAGAAAAAGGCCTTGACCTCCTATTGAACGCATTGAAAGCAGAAAAAGATTATGAATTAATAATTGCAGGCGAAGGCCCTGAAAGAAAGGCCTTAGAGCAATTGGCTTCAAGAAACAAAATCAAAGCAAAATTCCTTGGCTTTGTGCCGCACAAGGAACTTCCCGCACTTTTCTCTTCTGCCTCAATTTTTGTCCTTCCGTCCTATTTCGAGGTAATGCCTGTAGTAATATTAGAGGCAATGGCTTCAGGTTGCGCTGTAATCGCCTCAGACGCCTTCGGCATAAGAGACCAGATAGACAATGAAAAAAACGGGCTAATATTCAGGAAAGGGAATGCAAGACAATTAAAGCAGAAAATTAAGGCGCTCCTCAAAGATGAAGGCAAAGCAAGAGAATTAGGCAGGAATGCAAGGCATAAGGCATTAAAGGAATTCGATGCACAAATAATTGCAGGGAAAATTGAATCATTGTACAGGGAAGTTCTGGAGGCAAGGAAATGA
- a CDS encoding class I SAM-dependent methyltransferase, whose translation MKKPKEGKINNNINSVKLLARKIDGWLSDIEGEFLYNKAKVCTGKGVIVEIGSWKGKSTVWLGFGSNQGTKTKVYAIDPHNAGADLDVYGKVNTLSEFNKNIQKAKLNGIVIPIVKESMEAVKGWNKPIELLFVDGSHKYEFAKKDFLSWSKHLIEGGTIAFHDTLMFGGPRKVINEIILGSKKFREFRLVDSITSAEKVGSITLADKSKNFYFMVRKTIIGLKVKALFIKNHLMKNYFFLAYSAALLFNSIPVTFQPCSRQPSK comes from the coding sequence ATGAAGAAACCAAAGGAAGGGAAAATAAATAATAATATTAATTCAGTCAAACTACTTGCAAGAAAAATTGACGGCTGGCTGAGCGACATAGAAGGTGAATTCCTTTACAATAAAGCAAAGGTCTGCACTGGGAAAGGCGTAATAGTGGAGATAGGGTCATGGAAGGGCAAATCTACAGTGTGGCTTGGTTTTGGGTCAAATCAGGGCACTAAAACAAAGGTTTATGCTATAGACCCGCACAATGCAGGCGCAGATCTAGACGTTTACGGCAAAGTGAATACTTTAAGTGAATTCAATAAAAACATTCAGAAGGCAAAATTGAATGGAATTGTAATACCTATTGTTAAAGAGTCAATGGAAGCAGTAAAAGGCTGGAATAAACCAATAGAGCTTCTTTTCGTTGACGGCAGCCATAAATATGAATTCGCAAAAAAGGATTTTTTAAGTTGGTCCAAGCATTTGATTGAAGGAGGCACGATAGCATTCCATGACACCTTAATGTTTGGAGGTCCAAGAAAAGTAATTAATGAAATTATTTTGGGCTCAAAAAAATTCAGGGAATTCAGATTGGTTGATTCAATTACAAGCGCAGAGAAGGTTGGCTCAATTACCTTGGCAGATAAATCAAAAAATTTTTATTTTATGGTAAGAAAGACAATTATTGGATTAAAGGTTAAGGCTTTATTCATCAAAAACCACCTTATGAAGAATTATTTTTTTCTGGCGTATTCTGCTGCACTTTTGTTTAATTCAATTCCTGTAACATTCCAGCCCTGCTCTCGCCAGCCAAGCAAATAG
- a CDS encoding methyltransferase domain-containing protein: MELEEVNCPLCDSKYYKKIFSAKDINSGIKGRFSYVKCSNCDLVFMNPRPKKKFIPLLYPKDYYAYSEKPSNLKRSFNSFVYRKKQEALRLFSQEGFSLRKIINYPFYALLKEFDHTFIALKQKGSILDVGCGTGTYLLGWREQGWNVTGIELNKSAAEYARKK, translated from the coding sequence ATGGAATTAGAGGAAGTAAATTGCCCGCTGTGCGATTCTAAATACTACAAAAAAATTTTTTCAGCAAAAGACATAAACAGCGGAATAAAAGGAAGATTCAGTTATGTTAAATGCAGCAACTGCGACCTTGTTTTCATGAATCCAAGACCAAAGAAAAAATTCATTCCCTTGCTTTACCCAAAAGATTATTATGCCTACAGCGAAAAACCCTCAAACTTGAAGCGTTCATTCAATTCTTTCGTTTACAGAAAAAAGCAAGAAGCTTTAAGGCTGTTTTCACAAGAAGGATTTTCATTAAGAAAAATAATCAATTATCCATTCTATGCCCTGCTCAAAGAATTTGACCATACCTTTATTGCATTAAAACAGAAAGGCAGTATACTGGACGTAGGTTGCGGTACAGGAACCTATTTGCTTGGCTGGCGAGAGCAGGGCTGGAATGTTACAGGAATTGAATTAAACAAAAGTGCAGCAGAATACGCCAGAAAAAAATAA
- a CDS encoding glycosyltransferase family 4 protein has translation MKILLVTPVFPPAIGGIEQHVFNLAKELKAKGIHADVLTTEVGLKKFREKQEINGINIFRVKAGLKDNSDLALKGSMMIWPLTKKLFQLMEKENYDLLHAHCPFTLAACIPAKFFYGIPAITTIHGNWINCIKGRRYFEGRVCTKKDYSNAKRCSRCLNQGTTKIKLKQYILRNLAEQCDALIAVSSDVKNSIKLNKKARIKVIPNVSSKAKDLSKMAARKALKWNEKNKIITFIGSLLEEKGAMVLLKAAKHILDKNNDVELHLIYNFYDIDYLKKIKHYVNKEKILNKVYFHYKVPNKEVRRKFIPASDLIVLPSLWPEPCSTIVTEAMSASIPILASRIGGFKDLIEDKTDGILFKAGNSIELAEKINLLFAHRKKLQKLKKNSKNKFNRLLNWNVVSNNMIKVYNEETKGRENK, from the coding sequence ATGAAGATATTATTAGTAACACCTGTTTTTCCTCCTGCTATTGGAGGCATTGAACAGCACGTATTCAATTTAGCCAAGGAATTAAAAGCAAAAGGGATACATGCAGATGTTCTGACTACAGAAGTCGGCTTAAAAAAATTCAGGGAAAAACAAGAAATTAATGGAATAAATATTTTCCGAGTAAAAGCAGGACTAAAAGATAACAGTGACCTTGCACTGAAAGGAAGCATGATGATTTGGCCTTTAACAAAAAAGCTTTTCCAGTTAATGGAAAAAGAAAACTATGATTTACTGCATGCCCACTGTCCGTTCACTCTAGCTGCATGCATTCCAGCAAAATTCTTTTATGGAATACCAGCAATTACAACAATCCACGGCAATTGGATTAACTGCATTAAGGGGAGAAGATACTTTGAAGGCAGAGTATGCACAAAAAAAGATTATTCCAATGCAAAACGCTGCTCAAGATGCCTCAACCAAGGGACCACAAAAATCAAATTAAAGCAATACATATTGAGAAATTTGGCCGAGCAATGTGACGCCTTGATTGCTGTAAGCTCTGATGTAAAAAATTCAATTAAATTGAACAAAAAAGCTCGCATTAAAGTAATTCCAAACGTGAGTTCTAAAGCAAAAGACTTAAGCAAAATGGCTGCAAGGAAGGCTTTGAAGTGGAATGAAAAAAATAAGATAATTACATTCATAGGATCATTATTAGAGGAAAAGGGAGCAATGGTTTTACTGAAGGCAGCGAAACATATTCTAGACAAAAACAATGATGTTGAACTTCATTTAATTTACAATTTTTATGATATAGATTATTTGAAAAAAATAAAGCATTACGTTAATAAAGAAAAGATTTTAAATAAAGTGTATTTTCATTATAAGGTTCCCAATAAGGAAGTGAGAAGAAAATTCATTCCTGCAAGCGATTTAATTGTGCTGCCTTCTCTCTGGCCTGAACCCTGCAGCACCATTGTAACAGAAGCCATGAGTGCAAGCATTCCAATTCTTGCTTCAAGGATAGGGGGCTTCAAGGATTTAATTGAAGATAAAACAGATGGAATTCTGTTTAAGGCGGGCAATTCAATTGAATTAGCTGAAAAGATTAATTTATTGTTTGCTCACAGAAAAAAGTTACAAAAACTTAAAAAAAATTCAAAAAATAAATTTAATAGATTACTTAATTGGAATGTTGTTTCAAATAATATGATAAAAGTTTATAATGAAGAAACCAAAGGAAGGGAAAATAAATAA
- a CDS encoding secondary thiamine-phosphate synthase enzyme YjbQ translates to MKVYSDSIKLHTKKELELTNISDQLEKILSNSKLKKGIACLFAVGSTCALTTIEFESGLLKDFPSFLERIIPKKGHYEHQLAWEDGNGHSHVRSSLLKTDLVIPFNEGRLATGTWQQITFIELDVRPRNREVIVQILGE, encoded by the coding sequence ATGAAGGTTTATTCTGATTCAATTAAGCTCCACACAAAAAAGGAATTGGAATTAACCAATATTTCAGACCAACTGGAAAAAATTCTCTCTAATTCAAAATTAAAAAAAGGCATTGCCTGCCTCTTTGCTGTGGGAAGCACCTGCGCCTTAACCACAATAGAATTTGAATCTGGCCTCCTCAAAGACTTCCCGAGCTTTCTTGAAAGAATTATTCCAAAAAAAGGGCATTATGAACATCAGCTTGCCTGGGAGGACGGCAATGGTCATAGTCATGTTCGCTCCTCCCTCCTTAAAACAGACCTTGTCATTCCATTTAATGAAGGAAGGCTTGCAACTGGCACCTGGCAGCAGATTACATTCATTGAATTGGATGTCAGGCCAAGGAACAGGGAAGTAATAGTTCAAATTTTAGGCGAGTAA